The DNA window AATTTTCTGATACCTATTTTACCGTATGCAATAGATTTGGAAGCATACAGGGCGTAAATCAATTCAATAAGCGCATTTTGTGAATTAGTCCACGAAATGTCTTTGTGTGTATCTCCGTTCATTAAAATGGTATCGGGATTTTTTTCGGGGTTAATTTTAGTAAGCATATAGGTGTAAAGTAATTCATTCGCTATAATGTGGGCTATTTTGTTATCAAAGTATGTGGAGAAACTTAGGTCGATTTCAAACACGCCACTCTTTAACCCATCGTGGTAATTGATTTGTCCGAGCCTGAAATAAATATGGTCACGGTCTGTTCTGTCAGCACGGTAGTATCTGTAAAAATCCTCATTGCAAATGCTTTCTTTATATTCTGATTTGAGGGCTTTTAATTGGTTCTCATAATAGCTTTGATGTATTTTGCCATTGCTGACAGGGCAGGTAGTTTCTATACGGAATACTTTGTTATAGTAAATGAGCTTCCCTAATATTTGCGGTTTAATATTCTTGAAAAAGTCAATCTCACGGTGTTCGTCTTTAAACCCATCTTGTAAGACGTTGGTCTTTATGGTACACAACATCTCCTTTAGGAATAAAGTCATTTGGTAAGCCTCATCCGCAGTTTGCATCATTTGAGAAGATAACTTGTCTTCTTGATGTCTAATTTCTGATAATATTTTACTCAACACGATTTCCATAGCATAGTCTTTTAGAGGGCATCACTACTTGTTTCGGAGTTGCGACTGTTGTTGTTATGCCAAAATTTGGAATTAATATTGAAACCAATCTCACAGTTTCCCCCATATTGGGAAAGATTTTTTTAAGGAAGTATATAAATTGAAAAGGTAAAAACAAAAAAAAAGGGATAAGTACAATAAGACTATACCCTTTATTTATTAAATTTGCTTCAATGATTTACAAGGTAATCAGATGAAAACGAGTGCAGTAAGCACCATTACTAAATCGTTACCGATAGCACTTCCGGTTCTTGTAAACTACTCTTTATTAGCCACTTTGGGCTATATTAATCTTTTTTGTCAAAAATATTAAAATATTAATGATATCCGGAAAAAAAATATTTTAGCTTTGAAACCATCACGCTGAAGTGATAATTTTTATATCTTTAACCTACTAAAAACCAAAACTTATGATGAGAAAATTAATTTCTTGGCTGGCCTTTACGATGGCCTTCTGCCTTGTACTGCTTTCCTGTGTCCATGATGAGATCTATACTCCTTCCGATCCGGCGTCTAAGGAATACCATTCCAAAAGCCTGTGGAAAGAAGATGAGAAGTATATTAAAAATGTCATAAAGGTCTACTCAGAACACCATGAAGAAATAAAGAAGGGAGCCGGTGAACCGATATGGGATTATGCAATGACCATGGACCGCTTTGATGAAAGCTTCCTGATGGTTCCGGTAGCTGAAAATGGAAAAGTTGTTGCGGTACTGAATGTGCCGAGGAAAGGACAGAAGGTTTATTTTACCTATACCCAGGTACAGAATGATATGGAATTCTTTCAGAACCTGATGTCCTCCAGGCTCAAAAGGGCAGGGACGACTCTTGTGGATAATACAGCGGGAAAGTTAGTCTGTACAACCAAGACCATTTCAATGTTTTACCCGGATAATGAAAGTGATCCTGATGGTCCCGGGCATTGGGAATCGCATCATGTGACGGAATGTAAGAGCCAGCAGCTGGAGAGCTGTGTGGGTGAAGTGCTTCCTGACGGGACATGCCTGGGAGGAGGCGGGAATGATCCGGGCTATCCTTATCCCGGAGGAGGAGGCGAAGATCCGCAGCCGGAGCCTGAACAACCGGAAGATCCCTGTGAGAAAATGAAAGCCCAGAACCAGAACCAGGGTTTTAAAGACAAAGTAGCCGCATTGGATAAGGATGAGGTTTTTAAGGAAGATAAGGAAAAAGGCTATTCCGCAGCCTACGGCACTGTACCTTACGAATCTTTGGCCAACAGCAGTAACGGAAATGTAAGATTTCCGGAAGGAAATAAATATTTCGGGTATATGCATACCCATCTTAACATGGAGGGGGTTGTAAAGATTTTTTCGCCGTATGATGTGGCCACGTTTTTAACCAGCTGCGTCGCAAATGCCAAGCTGAAAGGCAATATGACTGATGCCTATGCCATGGTGATAACTTCAGAAGGAAATTATATCCTGAAATATTCGGGAGATGGTAATTTTGCTGTTACGGTAGGTCAACTTGAAAGTTGGAAAAGTTGGTATGAGAAAGAATATACTAAATTGATAGATAAAAATTTATTAACCCAATCTAACGTAGAGAAAATCTTTACTCAGTTCTTACAAGAAGAAGTAAATATTAATGGTCTTGAAGTATACAAGTCTGAAAAAAACACAGGTACTTCAAGTAAGTTACAATATAATGGTACTGATAACCCTGTTCAATCAATTCCTTGTCCTCAATAATCAATTAAACAATTTGTTATGAAAAATATACTTTTATTAATATTATTTGTTATTACAATTTCCTGTAAAGCTCAAATTTATCCTTTAAGGACTGAAGCAAATATTCCAGAAAATGCTTATGAAAAAGATACGAATGATGAACTTCCTGACTATGTAGGAACCTGGAAAGGAACCTGGGATAATAAGACCATTTTTATTTATTTTAAAAAGTTGACTAATCAGTATGATGATGTATTTAAATATTATAGAGATTATCTGATTGCAAAATTTAAAGTTTTAGACTCAAGTGGAAATGTCTTATTTGATAATACAAATTTAACAGATGATAAAGCAAAAATTTTCGGAAGCGGCTTTCGGAAACTAGATAATAAATATTCTTTAATTTATATTGATTCAGATTTATGTAGCACTTCTGGAAATATAAGAATAAACTTTACAGATTCTACCAAAACAAAACTGAACTGGCAGTATTTTTATCGCAACGAGATTATAACATCGGATTGCCCTTATTACAATACAAGTATCCCACAGCCGTTGCCTAAAGAAATTATTTTAACTAAACAATAATGTGAAGCCCCTGAAATGGGGCTTTATCTGATGATGAAAAATGTACTTTTATTTATACTATTTACTGTTACAATTTCTTGTACAGCACAAACCTATCCATTGAGAACATTTACAGATATTCCTGAAAATGCTTATCTAAAAGATACAAATAATGAACTTCCTGCTTATGAAGGAACCTGGAAAGGGACCTGGGATAATAAGACCATTTTTATTTATTTTAAAAAAATAAATAAAAAATATAATGAAAATTTAAAATATTACAAAGATCTTTTAATAGCAAGATTCAAAGTTCTTGATTCTAACGGAAACATCTTATTTGATAATACAAATTTAACAGATGATAAAGCAAAAATATGGGGAGGAAAATTTAAAAAAGTAGATGATAAATATTCTTTAATCTATATTGATCCGGATCTATGCAGTACTTCTGGTAGTATTTACATAAATTTCACAGATTCTACCAAAACAAAATTGGACTGGAAATACTTTTACACTAATGAGATCATAACATCGGATTGCCCATATTACAATACAGGCATTCCACAACCGCTGCCTAAAGAAATTATTTTAACTAAACAATAATGTGAAGCCCCGAAAATGGGGCTTTATCTGATAATGAAAAATATATTTTTATTTTTACTATTTACTGTTACAATTTCTTGTACAGCACAAACCTATCCATTGAGAACATTTACAGATATCCCTGAAAATGCTTATTTAAAGGATACTAACAATGAACTGCCTTTCTATGAAGGAACCTGGAAAGGAACTTGGGATAATAAAACGATTTTTATTAATTTCAAAAAAATTACAAATAAATATGATGATGTTCTAAAAAAATATAGAGATTATCTGATTGCAAAATTCAAAGTTTTAGATACCAATGGAAACATACTATTTGATAATACAAATCTAGCGGATGATAAAGCAAAAATATGGGGAGGTAAATTTATAAAAGATGATAATAGATATGCTTTATATTATAATGATTCAGATTTGTGCAATACTTCAGGCACTATAACTATTAATTTTTTAGATTCTACCAAAACAAAGCTGGAATGGAAATACTTTTATCGCAATGAGATCATAACATCGGATTGCCCTTATTACAATACAAGTATCCCACAGCCGTTGCCTAAAGAAATTATTTTAACTAAACAATAATGTGAAGCCCCGAAAATGGGGCTTTATCTGATGATGAAAAATATATTTTTATTTATATCCATTCACTTGATACTCTTAAGTTGTGCTCAGGTATACTCTCTGAACACCAATACTGATGTACCAACCGATGCTTATATTAAGGATCTTAATAACGAACTTATTCCTTATGAGGGAACGTGGAAGGGAACTTGGGACAATAAAACACTGTTTATTTATTTCAAAAGAATAAAGAAATATATGGATCATAAAGAAAACAATCCTTATTACAAAGATGTCTTAGTTGGAAAATTTAAAGTTATAAATTCCAATAATCAGATTTTATTTGATAATACTAATCTAGCCGACAACGATGCTAAGATTGAAGGAACTCGTTTTTTTTCTATGCCATATAAGAAATATTCTTTATTTTATTTGGATCCAGATATTTGTAATTCTACTGGCGATATCTTAATAAAGTTTTTAAATAATACTTCAACACAATTAGACTGGAAGTTTTCAGATACAACCGATATTATTGATTCTTCATGTCAATATTATAATGCCAATCCATTTCCCCAGCCGTTGCCTAAAGAAATTATTTTAACTAAACAATAACGTGAGCCCCGAAAATGGGGCTTTATTATTGGAATATTTATACAACACTCACAATCACTTCCGCCGCTTTCTCACTTGCCCCTTTTCCGCCAAGCTTTTCCCTCAGCAGTTCATAATCCTTCAGCATAACAGATCTTTTATCTCCGGAAATGATCTGGCTCAGTTCATTAATAAGGTTTGGGGTATTCAGCTCATCCTGAATCAGCTCCTTAACGACTTCCCGGTCCATAATCAGGTTGACCAGGGAAATATATTTGATGTTTTTCACCAGCCGCTTGGCAATGGCGTAGGAAATTTTGCTTCCGCGGTAGCAGACTACTTCAGGAACATTTAAGAGTGCTGTTTCCAGGGTAGCGGTTCCGGAGGTCACCAAAGCTGCTTTGGAGCACCTCAACAGGTCATAGGTTTTGTTGGAAACAAAATGCACACGATCATCCACGTATTTCTCATAGAATTCTTTAGGCAGACTGGGTGCACCGGCAATGACAAACTGATAGTCCTTAAAATGCGGACGTACCGAAAGCATAAGCTCCAGCATTTTTTCCACTTCCTGTTTCCGGGAACCCGGCAGAAGGGCGATAATGTCCTGATCCGTCAGACCGTTCTCTTTTTTAAAGGTCCCCGGATCTATAGGTTCCAGATTGGATATGGCATCCAGCAGCGGGTGGCCCACAAAATGGGAATGAACGCCGTGCTTCTTATAAAAATCTTCCTCAAAAGGAAGGATGACCAGCATCTCATCCACATATTTCTTAATGATCTCTACCCTGCTCTCCTTCCAGGCCCAGAGTTGCGGCGAAATATAGTACACCACTTTAATGCCGAGCCCTTTGGCGAATTTAGCAATCCGCAGGTTGAATCCCGGATAATCGACCAGGATCAGCACATCAGGTCGGTAATTCCGGATATCCTGTTTGCAGAACCTGATATTATTCAGGATCGTCCTGATATTTTTAGCAACTTCCAGGAAGCCCATAAAGGCAAGGTCCCGGTAATGTTTCACCGGTGTGCCTCCTGTGAGGCTCATCAGGTCACCGCCCCAGAACCTGAACTCAGCATCCTGGTCCTTCTGCTTCAGGGCTTTCATGAGATTGCTGCCGTGAAGGTCTCCCGAGGCCTCTCCTGCTATGATATAATACTTCATTTCTATGGTAAGGATAGAGACAAATTAGGATTTCGTAAGATCTTAATTTGTAAATTTGTTCAAAGATAATAATAAAAATGGCAGAAGATTTTGAAATCCGGAATAAGGTTGCAGAAAGCGGTCTGATTAACTTTGATCTTACTGATCTCGTCCCCAGAGGGGCACGTAAAGGCATAGACCTTAAAGATTTTCTTTTTATGGAGATGATCCTCAAAGAAAAAGATTTCCGCGAAAAGGTAGTGGCTTTGGATGCAGAAGAATACCGTGACGCCTATGTGTATATATACAATTCAGCAGATGCCATTGTTCCGCTCTGGGCCTATTTCCTGATTACGGCGAAACTGTCGCCGGTAACCCGGAAAGTGGTCTTTGGGAACCGTGAAGACCTGGAAGTGATTTTGATGCACAATGCCGTTCAGAACTATGATTTCAGTGAAATGAGGGGGAAACGGGTACTGGTTAAGGGCTGTTCAGACAAAGAAATTCCAGAAAATGCATATATAGAGCTGGTAGAACAGTTACAGCCGATCGTTAAATCGCTGATGTTCGGTGAGGCATGTTCTAATGTTCCCATCCTTAAGAATTAATGCTGTCCGGAAAAATTTTCTACCGGTTGAGATTGAGGAATAATTTTTGGTATTGATGATGTACTAACCAGTAAAATAAACACAAACTATGGGCTTAATCGATCTACTTACAGGAAATACCGGCACTCAGGTGGCCGACCAGGCAGAAAACAAATTCGGGATCAACAGGAATCAGGTGCTTGCATTGCTTGCTGTAGCAGCTCCTCTGATTATTTCTTACCTCAGAAAAAAATCCGAAGACAATAAAGAAGCAGAAGCACTCAATAATGCTCTGGACAAGGACCATGATGGCAGTATCCTGGATGATCCTTCCCAACTGGAAACACGGCAGTCAGAAGGCGGTTCTATCCTCAACCATATCTTCGGAAATGATAAGCAGAATGTTGAAAACCAGCTTTCGCAAAATACGGGAATCTCCATTGATAAGATCGGTCCTGTACTGGCTATGCTTGCTCCTGTAATTATGGGATATATCGGAAAGGAAAAGCAACAGAATAATGTAGGATCAGGAGGATTAGGTGATTTGCTGGGCGGCATTTTAGGAAACGCTTCAAACCAGGCTCAGTCTCATCAGTCCAGTCCTTTGAATGATATTCTCGGAAAAGTGCTGGGCGGAGGCAACAATTCCTCTTCGGGCAATCCGTTGAACGACATACTGGGGAATATCCTCGGGAATAACGGAGACCAGAAAAAACAGCAGGGTGAAGGCGGACTGGGGGATATCCTGGAAAGCTTCCTGGGCGGAAAATAATTTAATTTTGTTACATAGAAAAAGGCCGGAGAAACAAATTCTCCGGCCTTTTTATTCTTAGTTTTTCGCTTTTTCTTCTGTTGCGACCACTGATTTTGAAGCTTTTCTTGGTCTTCTTTTCCCATAGCTTCCATTGTTGATTTTTCCTCTCTTGGATTTTTTATCTCCTTTTCCCATAATGGCAAATATTTATTTGGTGAAGCACTAAATTAGAAAAAACTGCGCAAAAATAAAAGCCGAGGCTTAAAATTTTGGTAAAAATGGTATTGACCAACCTATTTGGTGATCTTAAAGTCACCAATGAATAAATAGTGTCATAGTAAATGAAGTCAATACGATTCAACTTTTAAATCAAATGCAGAAAAAGTTTTTATTTCAAAAACCTTCAAAAATCCTATCTTTGCACTCTAAAATCAGCTATAAGAATCTGATATCTGACGTTTAATATCTAACATCTAAAAACCAATGTTTCGATCG is part of the Chryseobacterium camelliae genome and encodes:
- a CDS encoding RteC domain-containing protein, with translation MEIVLSKILSEIRHQEDKLSSQMMQTADEAYQMTLFLKEMLCTIKTNVLQDGFKDEHREIDFFKNIKPQILGKLIYYNKVFRIETTCPVSNGKIHQSYYENQLKALKSEYKESICNEDFYRYYRADRTDRDHIYFRLGQINYHDGLKSGVFEIDLSFSTYFDNKIAHIIANELLYTYMLTKINPEKNPDTILMNGDTHKDISWTNSQNALIELIYALYASKSIAYGKIGIRKLALIFQILFRTPLNDIHHSFHRMKTRAGSRTAFLDQLKISLEEYMDKDL
- a CDS encoding DUF6705 family protein, translated to MKNILLLILFVITISCKAQIYPLRTEANIPENAYEKDTNDELPDYVGTWKGTWDNKTIFIYFKKLTNQYDDVFKYYRDYLIAKFKVLDSSGNVLFDNTNLTDDKAKIFGSGFRKLDNKYSLIYIDSDLCSTSGNIRINFTDSTKTKLNWQYFYRNEIITSDCPYYNTSIPQPLPKEIILTKQ
- a CDS encoding DUF6705 family protein, which codes for MKNVLLFILFTVTISCTAQTYPLRTFTDIPENAYLKDTNNELPAYEGTWKGTWDNKTIFIYFKKINKKYNENLKYYKDLLIARFKVLDSNGNILFDNTNLTDDKAKIWGGKFKKVDDKYSLIYIDPDLCSTSGSIYINFTDSTKTKLDWKYFYTNEIITSDCPYYNTGIPQPLPKEIILTKQ
- a CDS encoding DUF6705 family protein, translated to MKNIFLFLLFTVTISCTAQTYPLRTFTDIPENAYLKDTNNELPFYEGTWKGTWDNKTIFINFKKITNKYDDVLKKYRDYLIAKFKVLDTNGNILFDNTNLADDKAKIWGGKFIKDDNRYALYYNDSDLCNTSGTITINFLDSTKTKLEWKYFYRNEIITSDCPYYNTSIPQPLPKEIILTKQ
- a CDS encoding DUF6705 family protein; translation: MMKNIFLFISIHLILLSCAQVYSLNTNTDVPTDAYIKDLNNELIPYEGTWKGTWDNKTLFIYFKRIKKYMDHKENNPYYKDVLVGKFKVINSNNQILFDNTNLADNDAKIEGTRFFSMPYKKYSLFYLDPDICNSTGDILIKFLNNTSTQLDWKFSDTTDIIDSSCQYYNANPFPQPLPKEIILTKQ
- the lpxB gene encoding lipid-A-disaccharide synthase; the protein is MKYYIIAGEASGDLHGSNLMKALKQKDQDAEFRFWGGDLMSLTGGTPVKHYRDLAFMGFLEVAKNIRTILNNIRFCKQDIRNYRPDVLILVDYPGFNLRIAKFAKGLGIKVVYYISPQLWAWKESRVEIIKKYVDEMLVILPFEEDFYKKHGVHSHFVGHPLLDAISNLEPIDPGTFKKENGLTDQDIIALLPGSRKQEVEKMLELMLSVRPHFKDYQFVIAGAPSLPKEFYEKYVDDRVHFVSNKTYDLLRCSKAALVTSGTATLETALLNVPEVVCYRGSKISYAIAKRLVKNIKYISLVNLIMDREVVKELIQDELNTPNLINELSQIISGDKRSVMLKDYELLREKLGGKGASEKAAEVIVSVV
- a CDS encoding DUF2480 family protein, yielding MAEDFEIRNKVAESGLINFDLTDLVPRGARKGIDLKDFLFMEMILKEKDFREKVVALDAEEYRDAYVYIYNSADAIVPLWAYFLITAKLSPVTRKVVFGNREDLEVILMHNAVQNYDFSEMRGKRVLVKGCSDKEIPENAYIELVEQLQPIVKSLMFGEACSNVPILKN
- a CDS encoding DUF937 domain-containing protein, which encodes MGLIDLLTGNTGTQVADQAENKFGINRNQVLALLAVAAPLIISYLRKKSEDNKEAEALNNALDKDHDGSILDDPSQLETRQSEGGSILNHIFGNDKQNVENQLSQNTGISIDKIGPVLAMLAPVIMGYIGKEKQQNNVGSGGLGDLLGGILGNASNQAQSHQSSPLNDILGKVLGGGNNSSSGNPLNDILGNILGNNGDQKKQQGEGGLGDILESFLGGK
- a CDS encoding 30S ribosomal protein THX; its protein translation is MGKGDKKSKRGKINNGSYGKRRPRKASKSVVATEEKAKN